A window of Oryza glaberrima chromosome 2, OglaRS2, whole genome shotgun sequence genomic DNA:
CAAGCGTAGCGCTGTCtcgtctttctttcttttgttgccGTACTTGGTAGGCTCCTTGTCCCCTTGATTTTGATTCCGTACTTTGCCTATTCGGTATTCCGAGAGGCTGGTCGGATTGGGTTACAGCCTTGTCTGTATAGGAGTATCAGAATGCTTTACTGCCTTAGTGAAATTTGCTGCCTGTCTGGTTTGTCTGGGACAGGGTGCCTTTTGCCTATATGATTATCAGGCTTCCTTACTTATACTACTCTTCTAAACCACGTAGGGCGAGGGTAGGGAAATTCATCCCAACCAATAGCAGTGAGTTAGCTATAACTACTAGGCCTAGAGTAAAGTAGTAGGGCTTTCTGAGGAGTAAGCCTAATTCCGTTAATGCAGAAAGATCTTTCCCAGTCCCAGATAGAAGAGTACCAACCAAAGAAGCAAAAGCAAGACCTCACTAGTAAGGAAGGCACTTGCTGCCGGAGTTCAACAGGCAAATATAAGAAAAGAAGTCCTGTTCACTTCATCATCTGTGGGTTGTACTGCTTGAAGGTTCTTCTGAGGGGTAGAATTTGAATTCCTTCTTTGCTTGTGAGATAACCATTTCCAGAAACTCATATATAGAGAGCGGGTATCGGTGAAAATGGATCTTACCAGGAGTGGCATTGAATAGGCAGGCTCTGGGATGTAATCTCACTCAAGAGGTCATTTGTTGGCCCCGCCTTCACTAGACTAGAGTTTTAGGATAGGTTGGGGAACCTATACGTCAAGCCCCTACGAAGATTGAGAAAAATCGATGCACATAAGCCATCCGAAACCAGTATTGGAAAGTGTTCAGTTTCGTTTTCCATTCTGAAATGTTCATAGTAGTATAGTATGTTTTCCGTTGGGTCGACGCCATGTGATCGCTACTAAAGATAGAGTTTCCTTGGAAAAACCGAGGCCAGTTGAGATCAGTCTCCCTTTCTAGGAGCAGAGCTTAAAAGATGGGAAATTCCAATGAATTTCGATCACAATCATGTGGTAATAATGGGTTTGAATCAGAGAGACTCGATCTGGAAACTCCTCAATGATTATAACGTGAACTCGTTGAAGAGAAGGAGACAAGCAGCAGAAATAGACGCTTTTTTTGAACCATTTGAGAGGGCGCAGCGTATCCGTTTCAATAACTGGCAGAACGGAATAGAGTTGTTAGATGGGGCTGAATGGAGGAACGGCGATATAGTTATCCCTGGAGGCGGCGGACCAGTAATTTCAAGCCCCTTGGATCAATTTTTCATTGATCCATTATTTGGTCTTGATAtgggtaacttttatttatCATTCACAAATGAATCCTTGTCTATGGCGGTAACTGTCGTTTTGGTGCCATCTTTATTTGGAGTTGTTACGAAAAAGGGCGGGGGAAAGTCAGTGCCAAATGCATGGCAATCCTTGGTAGAGCTTATTTATGATTTCGTGCTGAACCTGGTAAACGAACAAATAGGTGGAAATGTTAAACAAAAGTTTTTCCCTCGCATCTCGGTCACTTTTACTTTTTCGTTATTTCGTAATCCCCAGGGTATGATACCCTTTAGCTTCACAGTGACAAGTCATTTTCTCATTACTTTGGCTCTTTCATTTTCCATTTTTATAGGCATTACGATCGTTGGATTTCAAAGACATGGGCTTCATTTTTTTAGCTTCTTATTACCAGCGGGAGTCCCACTGCCATTAGCACCTTTTTTAGTACTCCTTGAGCTAATCTCTCATTGTTTTCGTGCATTAAGCTCAGGAATACGTTTATTTGCTAATATGATGGCCGGTCATAGTTCAGTAAAGATTTTAAGTGGGTTCGCTTGGACTATGCTATTTCTGAATAATATTTTCTATTTCATAGGAGATCTTGGTCCCTTATTTATAGTTCTAGCATTAACCGGTCTGGAATTAGGTGTAGCTATATTACAAGCTCATGTTTCTACGATCTCAATTTGTATTTACTTGAATGATGCTATAAATCTCCATCAAAATGAGTAATTTCATAATTGAATAAAAACGAGGAGCCGAAGATTTTAGGGGGCGGGAGAAAAGGTCAAGTCTAAGCGACATATGGCACGAAAGGAAATCCAATTTCGGTAATCCGAAGCCCACCTTACCTTAATCCATTTTCTTGAGGATCTTGCATTTGTTCGTTCTCTGCCGACCTATTGTTTCCATCACTCCTGTTGCTTCTTCCTTTCTCTATCCAACCCGAGCTCTATCGCCCATGGCTGAACTCTTCTCTGCAGCCTCATCGCCAACAAAAGGTCCACATCCTTCAATCGGCATGTACTATGGAATGGCTTTAATGTTTCTATATCCGGAAGTAGGGAATCTCGTGCTTGCATATCTAAATCTAAGTTTTGAGACAGACCTTTCATGGGttcaaagaaaagaagagtacGAGTGGGTGATGTGATTGACTAATAGGAAAGTGATAGGAGTTGTGATcgggtttctttctttttttgccaaGGATATTCTTATTCACTGCtcagagaaaatgaaaaaaaacaaactaggaTTCTTCCGAACTCAACTCCGTGGCCAAAACCATCTTCTCACTCTGACCCCCACATATCAGATCCCAGATGCATAGGAAAAGCGGTATCAAGAATAGTAGTATAAAGAAAGATAGTACAGTACTCAAGTAAATGAATTCGCCTAAGGATCGATGGAAAGATCAAGGTCCCCGTGAAAAAGTAGATACTAGATCGATATGATACTCTCATCTCTGGAGTAACTTCTTCCATTATGCTGATCTCTAGGTCCGTTCCATCATCATCGTAATAGTATGGTCCCAGGTGTCCGAGCTATAGATCAAGATCATATTTAGTCACATTTCTACCGGTGCACTTCTCATGAAATAATTCCCTTTCCAAGGAAAGGAAAACAAGAACTCGAATACTCGTAATAGCGATCCCGATCCACCTACTTTTTTCTATTCTTTGATTCGAAACGTGCTAAAGCACAAGCCATTTTATGCATGGGGCATAAGAGTGGACAATCTATGTTATCGAAGGAAGTAAATAACAACACTTCAGCGTTTAGGTCTACCTTCAGTAAACCAATAGTTTTGCAGCATTGGAATTTGAGTTGGCCAGGTAAGGTCctctaaaaagaaaagaagaaactaCTTAGAATAGATAAATGCCATTGGTTTTCTCGTACTATACgatctttttttgttttgttttttggccATGATTGTGCTGCTCCTGTGAAGGCTAGTGGGAAAGCTCACCGTTCGTTGTGATGAGTGGGGGCCTTGTATCTGTATTCGGATCAGCTCCTTAACAGAGTTTCCTGCTTGAACCCTGGCTGGGAGCTGGGAGAGGTGTCCCACTACAGGTGCAAATAAACCATTTGACCTTACAGGGGAAAGGAAACAAACCACTCAATAATCGGTAGAAATTCCTCCTACTGAACAGCTTTCCTTTTCTCGCCTTAACTACTACTTCAAAGCAAGGCGGAATATCACGGGATAGGAATGAAAGAACTTCTTACTCAACTTTCTAGCTATATAAAAATAGTTAGCAATATGAAACGAGTAACTTAAGCCCTAGTAAAAGGCTACTCTTTGAATCCCCTCTTTAAGGCATATAAAATTAGTACTCTTCCTGAGCTAGCTTAAGCATATCTTGAGCGAGTGAGTTGTATTTCCCTCCATCAAGTTCTAAGCGATCAAATAAGGTCCTTGCTCTCGAGCCAATGCCAATACCAATAGAGAGGGTCTAAACGAAGGATTCAAAGGAGGTTACCGGTTAAGGGCAAATGCAATCTCTAAGCCAGTTGGAGAAGAAAGGTAATCAAAGAAAGTTTCAGTTGGACTTACCCTGCCAACCCTACCCTAATTTCATACCCTGCGGTTTTCGTTCCTCTATTGATATTTCGTTCCTCTCCTTACGTCGAGCGACCTGGATTATTCTGAGCACTTCGCACTTCAGAAAATCGTATAAAAATGTGTGGTTCCGAATGCGCTAACGCGCAACGGCTTTCGCGCTAGTTGCTCAAAAAATCGTATAAAAATAAAGCAATCAAAAGGTGAAGGCAGGGCAGTGGGCGTGGGACTGTAAATCCTTTTTCGTTCGCTGGGCCTGGGCCCTTTGGACTCTAAATCCAAACGGAGTGAGTGGTTCGATTCCACTTTAGAACGAAAGCAAATGCAAGTGAAACGAGACGAGAATCAAAGATTTTTCAGTGCCGCTAAAACCAGATCTGGAAAAGTGTTCAGTGCATCCTAATCTGAATCTGCGAAACCTTTCTATTCTAAGACGGCTAAGTCGAGGGCAGACACAACAGGTCCCGAAGAGGTTCGAAAAGGCGTACATGAGTTCCTCCTACATAAGGGGCTCATTGGTTGTCAACCAAGTGAGAGGGGTCTAATAAAGCTGAAGGATGAGTATAGATACCTTCAGCCGAGATCGCTTGGGAGGCATAGCCGCCTCTACCAGGAGATTCTCTCTTATTTCTTAAGAAAGTATGAATTGCCATAGAATTCTTCGAGGCCTGATTCAAGATCTGAAGTATGAATTGAACATTGGTTTTTGCCTGTCAATAATATCCcttaaaaagaagagagagagagactgccatcgccatctctctctctctgtcatGTCAAATCGAGATTGTGTGGGTGTTCAGTATCACAATCCCTGTATTCTAGGTTCTGGCTGGTTAGAGCAGAGGACTCGAAATCCTCTTTAGCTTTGCGCGTTGG
This region includes:
- the LOC127762842 gene encoding ATP synthase subunit a, producing MNFDHNHVVIMGLNQRDSIWKLLNDYNVNSLKRRRQAAEIDAFFEPFERAQRIRFNNWQNGIELLDGAEWRNGDIVIPGGGGPVISSPLDQFFIDPLFGLDMGNFYLSFTNESLSMAVTVVLVPSLFGVVTKKGGGKSVPNAWQSLVELIYDFVLNLVNEQIGGNVKQKFFPRISVTFTFSLFRNPQGMIPFSFTVTSHFLITLALSFSIFIGITIVGFQRHGLHFFSFLLPAGVPLPLAPFLVLLELISHCFRALSSGIRLFANMMAGHSSVKILSGFAWTMLFLNNIFYFIGDLGPLFIVLALTGLELGVAILQAHVSTISICIYLNDAINLHQNE